From a region of the Pristis pectinata isolate sPriPec2 chromosome 2, sPriPec2.1.pri, whole genome shotgun sequence genome:
- the LOC127583669 gene encoding ubiquitin-protein ligase E3A-like: MTSPDTNVAVRLLARSPASLKRKREAAKQLIESYYCQLTKGCGNEFCANENCASRPGFKQLDNNQAAARALELYRTRAELCTGWPTKKPRSLVCQNISHDKFKHKDLKYVAENDIDVISSNKQKQDNFQDINYLTEEKVDEILSVCNETGDFSLLVRVIGRIFSSAEKLVKSFRKPEMQKKCLHCLPENTQANLEKDDKTVAVVGCEDSVPCCSQQKSCDCLRQSFKPEELTVDVKSVRRVYRKLLVHNRIETALINALMYLSPDVECDLSYHNAYNRDSNYLNLFIIVMENHNLHSPEYLEGALPMFCKAMCKLPLSAQANLIQLWSTYSAIDLRRMVEVFQQLITYKVISNDYSCRNLVNEDDVVVAAAKCLKLVYYANLMGGVLTLENDDEESSQETRERNLQQNLLMEDTNYKKGPRVDPLEKMLNFKAIDCCRPVIPYDEFVNESLNNVLAVDKDYIFFKVDSEKKFSFLTCPFLLTPYTKSQGLYYDNRIRMFSERRITVLYNLVQGQQVQPYLRLKVRRDHMIDDALVRLEMIATENPSDLKKQLYVEFEGEQGVDEGGVSKEFFQLVVEEIFNPDIGMFTYDSYTKQFWFNPTSFENDGQFTLIGIVLGLAIYNHCILDVHFPMVVYRKLMGKKGTLEDLADSHPILYQSLKEVLEYEGNIEEDMMITFKVSYNDLFGVPITHNLKESSDEIPVTNQNKKEFVQLYANYILNQSVEKQFRAFNRGFHMVTNESPLKYLFRPEEIEQLICGSKNLDFHALEEATEYDGGFTKESRIVRDFWGITHSLPEEQKRQFLQFTTGSDRAPVGGLGKIKLIITKNGPDSDRLPTTHTCFNVLLLPDYSTKDKLKERLLKAITYSKGFGML; the protein is encoded by the exons ATGACTTCCCCTGATACCAACGTCGCTGTCAGGCTGCTTGCACGCTCCCCAGCGAGTCTGAAGCG gAAACGTGAAGCTGCCAAACAATTGATTGAAAGTTACTACTGTCAGTTAACAAAAGGCTGTGGAAATGAGTTCTGTGCAAATGAGAACTGTGCTTCCCGCCCAGGTTTCAAGCAGTTGGACAATAATCAAGCTGCAGCCAGAGCTTTGGAGTTGTATCGGACCAGGGCAGAATTATGTACGGGTTGGCCCACTAAGAAGCCAAGGTCATTGGTTTGCCAAAATATTTCACATGACAAGTTTAAACATAAAGATCTCAAATATGTTGCAGAGAATGACATTGATGTGATCAGTAGTAACAAACAGAAGCAGGACAACTTTCAAG ACATTAACTACCTTACTGAAGAAAAAGTTGATGAAATTCTAAGTGTTTGCAATGAAACTGGAGATTTCTCACTACTGGTGCGTGTTATTGGCCGGATATTCTCCAGTGCAGAAAAGCTTGTTAAGAGCTTTAGGAAACCTGAAATGCAGAAAAAATGCTTGCACTGTTTACCAGAAAATACTCAAGCTAATTTGGAAAAAGATGATAAAACAGTAGCAGTAGTTGGATGTGAAGATTCAGTACCTTGTTGCTCTCAACAGAAATCATGTGATTGTCTTAGGCAATCATTTAAGCCAGAAGAATTAACTGTTGATGTGAAATCTGTTCGGCGGGTGTACAGAAAACTTCTAGTACATAACCGGATCGAAACTGCACTGATTAATGCTTTGATGTATCTGTCGCCAGATGTGGAATGTGATTTAAGCTATCACAATGCATACAACAGAGATTCAAACTACCTAAACTTATTCATAATTGTCATGGAAAATCATAACCTTCATAGTCCTGAGTACCTGGAAGGAGCCTTGCctatgttctgcaaagcaatgtGCAAGCTTCCTTTGTCAGCGCAAGCCAACCTAATTCAACTGTGGTCAACGTACAGTGCTATTGATCTCCGCAGAATGGTTGAAGTCTTTCAGCAGCTTATTACGTACAAAGTTATAAGCAATGATTATAGTTGTCGAAATTTGGTGAATGAAGATGATGTCGTAGTTGCAGCAGCCAAGTGTCTAAAATTGGTGTACTATGCAAATTTGATGGGTGGCGTGTTGACTTTGGAGAATGATGATGAGGAATCCTCACAAGAAACCAGAGAGAGGAATTTGCAACAGAACCTTTTAATGGAGGACACCAATTACAAGAAAGGTCCCCGGGTGGACCCTTTAGAAAAAATGCTTAACTTTAAGGCTATAGACTGCTGTCGGCCAGTCATACCTTATGATGAATTTGTTAATGAATCATTAAATAATGTTCTTGCAGTGGATAAAGACTACATATTTTTTAAAGTAGACAGTGAGAAGAAATTTTCTTTCTTGACTTGTCCATTCCTCCTTACTCCCTATACTAAAAGTCAAGGCCTCTATTATGACAACAGAATTCGAATGTTCAGTGAGCGCCGTATAACTGTGTTGTACAACTTGGTACAAGGACAGCAAGTTCAACCTTATCTTCGACTAAAAGTAAGGCGTGATCATATGATTGATGATGCTCTTGTACGG TTGGAAATGATTGCCACTGAGAATCCATCAGATTTGAAAAAGCAACTATACGTGGAATTTGAGGGTGAACAAGGAGTGGATGAAGGCGGAGTTTCTAAGGAATTCTTTCAGCTGGTTGTTGAAGAGATTTTTAATCCTGATATAG GAATGTTTACTTATGATAGCTATACAAAACAATTTTGGTTCAACCCTACCTCTTTTGAGAATGATGGACAATTCACACTAATTGGAATAGTGCTGGGTTTGGCGATATACAATCACTGCATCCTTGATGTCCACTTCCCTATGGTGGTTTACAGGAAGTTGATGGGCAAGAAGGGAACTTTAGAAGATCTTGCTGACTCTCACCCA ATACTATACCAAAGCTTAAAGGAAGTCCTGGAATATGAAGGGAATATAGAAGAAGATATGATGATCACTTTTAAAGTATCATACAATGACCTATTTGGAGTGCCAATAACTCATAACCTAAAAGAAAGCAGTGATGAGATTCCAGTCAcaaaccagaataaaaag GAATTCGTTCAACTATATGCAAATTATATTCTGAACCAGTCAGTGGAAAAACAGTTCAGAGCATTCAATCGAGGTTTCCATATGGTTACAAATGAGTCTCCCTTAAAGTACCTTTTCAGACCAGAAGAAATTGAACAGCTAATCTGTGGTAGCAAA AATCTGGATTTCCATGCACTTGAAGAAGCTACAGAGTATGATGGAGGATTCACAAAAGAATCTAGGATAGTAAG AGATTTCTGGGGAATAACCCACAGTCTTCCAGAGGAACAAAAACGTCAATTCTTGCAGTTCACCACAGGCTCTGATCGGGCTCCTGTAGGTGGCCTTGGCAAAATTAAGTTAATTATAACCAAGAACGGACCAGATTCAGACAG GCTACCAACAACACATACATGCTTCAATGTACTGCTGCTTCCAGACTATTCTACCAAGGACAAGCTGAAGGAAAGGCTTCTAAAGGCGATCACATACTCAAAAGGATTTGGCATGCTGTAA